From the genome of Winogradskyella forsetii, one region includes:
- a CDS encoding restriction endonuclease subunit S, giving the protein MKFSNFKILKFWDYYSFNNKSEIYSNYPLVELSDVLTQRKDSIKIDDTKLYKRCRVKVRGQGIVLRDEVLGKEIKTKKQYLCKEDDFLVAEIDAKVGGYGIVPKELINAIVSSHYFLFDIDEDKLNPEYLSILTKCEGFSKQVKATGSTNYAAIRPSHVLEYLIPLPRLKEQEKIINQYNKRIALSEKQINKAIQLEIEIENYLFEALGIKKAVDKINIKGLHLVSLSQLEKWGIDFIEDISNKSTLFDEYKINEISQISSGGTPLRSRKEYYSNGDIPWVKTGELENEIIYDSEEKITIEGLNNSSAKLYEKDSLIIAMYGATIGKTAKLGVSASTNQACAVLFNIDNDVVLTDFLWEYLQIQKDSFKKLAYGSAQPNLNAGIISNYKVPIPPIDKQKEITNHILNLKNKIKDLKTQSEKNRNLSITEFENEIFKPV; this is encoded by the coding sequence TTGAAGTTTTCAAACTTCAAAATCTTGAAGTTTTGGGATTACTACTCCTTTAATAATAAATCAGAAATATATTCTAACTACCCTTTAGTAGAGTTATCTGATGTATTAACACAGAGAAAAGATTCAATCAAAATTGACGACACAAAACTTTACAAAAGGTGTAGAGTTAAAGTCAGAGGACAAGGAATTGTACTCCGCGATGAAGTATTAGGGAAAGAAATAAAAACGAAAAAACAATACCTGTGTAAAGAAGATGATTTTCTTGTTGCTGAAATAGATGCAAAAGTTGGTGGTTATGGAATTGTACCGAAAGAGTTAATTAATGCCATAGTTAGTAGCCATTATTTTCTATTCGACATTGATGAAGACAAATTAAACCCGGAATATTTGTCTATTCTCACAAAGTGTGAGGGTTTTTCGAAACAAGTAAAAGCTACAGGAAGTACGAACTATGCCGCCATAAGACCTTCGCACGTTTTGGAGTATTTAATTCCACTTCCTCGTTTAAAAGAACAAGAAAAAATCATTAATCAATATAACAAAAGAATTGCTTTATCTGAAAAACAAATAAATAAAGCAATACAATTAGAAATTGAAATTGAAAATTATCTTTTTGAAGCTTTAGGAATAAAAAAGGCTGTGGATAAAATAAATATAAAAGGGCTGCATTTAGTGTCATTAAGTCAATTAGAAAAATGGGGAATAGACTTCATTGAAGATATATCAAACAAAAGCACACTATTTGACGAATACAAAATCAATGAAATTTCCCAAATAAGTAGTGGTGGAACCCCTCTTAGAAGTAGAAAGGAGTATTATTCCAATGGTGATATTCCTTGGGTTAAAACTGGTGAATTAGAAAATGAAATAATTTATGATTCAGAAGAAAAAATAACTATTGAAGGTCTAAATAATAGTAGTGCAAAATTATATGAAAAAGATAGTCTAATAATTGCTATGTATGGAGCAACAATTGGAAAAACTGCTAAACTTGGTGTTTCGGCGAGTACTAATCAAGCCTGTGCAGTCCTTTTTAATATTGATAATGATGTAGTTTTAACTGATTTTCTATGGGAATATTTACAAATTCAAAAAGATAGTTTTAAAAAATTAGCTTACGGTAGTGCTCAACCAAATTTAAATGCCGGAATTATCTCTAATTATAAAGTACCAATACCGCCTATTGACAAACAAAAAGAAATAACAAACCACATTTTAAATTTAAAAAATAAAATTAAAGATTTAAAAACACAATCCGAAAAAAATAGAAATCTATCTATTACAGAATTTGAAAATGAAATATTTAAACCAGTATAA
- a CDS encoding N-6 DNA methylase, giving the protein MKLELQIDKEKNKIYAPLLDKWVSHSAEEELKQKFICRLINIYGYSLSQLGQDIKIKKRYEADIAIWRNKLDKDKNIIPSIIITVECKAEHIKIKESDYSIGYNFASTINANFFIAVNLKETKIFHIKNEISTKKIEKLTEIPKADILSDNSKIVKYVNENKRFTREEFTKLLTRSHNIIRNNDKLSPEAAFDEISKILFMKIMYERSSTEEMIFSKDRFKADEINYEKIIRPSIKKEYPNSDQDYMQFLFNKTKKEFETDGLFELKDIIKIKKNSFEMIVEELEMFNLSDTSDDVKGIAFEQFLGKTFRGELGQFFTPRTIVDFMIDILDPQEGETICDPCCGSGGFLISAFEHIRDKIDSEINNQIKSLKQEYYNENFDKLSVREQEKIIKLVQVRIDKINQELVISNEESRYHKLSHYSIYGTDANPRMARTAKMNMIMHGDGHGGVHHNDGLLNVNGIFDERFDVILTNPPFGARVEKSLKVTELDLPSVDKLEKYKVRYHNYEEKVVEPLKEWANYINKKDKSKGKPILDLFEVGKWSTLTEVLFIERCLNLLKPGGRMGIVLPEGVLNNTNLQKTREFVEGRAKIILITSIPQDVFIASGANVKPSLLFFKKFTVKELKEYKEIEEKAINKINEKYNPLIKKEKEKSILADENYKKLVKDLKDINNLKGQKKGNIKINASEYSKLEESVQKANTKVNEEKKSFKSFLKQTKLKIESEIKAKIKTDFDYQIPIAEVEKAGISSTGAEIDNELEPLAKEFQEYRKGNILW; this is encoded by the coding sequence ATGAAACTAGAACTTCAAATAGACAAAGAAAAGAATAAAATATATGCTCCTTTGTTAGACAAATGGGTTTCTCATTCAGCAGAAGAAGAGTTAAAACAAAAGTTCATCTGTCGTCTTATTAATATATATGGTTACTCATTAAGTCAACTTGGTCAAGATATAAAAATAAAAAAAAGATATGAAGCAGATATTGCAATTTGGCGAAATAAATTAGACAAGGATAAAAATATCATTCCCTCTATAATTATCACAGTTGAATGCAAAGCTGAGCACATTAAGATTAAGGAATCTGACTATTCAATTGGCTATAATTTTGCTTCGACAATTAATGCTAATTTTTTCATTGCAGTAAATCTAAAGGAAACTAAGATTTTTCATATTAAAAATGAAATTTCTACAAAAAAGATTGAGAAATTAACAGAAATTCCCAAAGCAGATATTCTTTCTGATAATAGTAAAATTGTAAAATATGTAAATGAAAACAAACGATTCACAAGAGAGGAGTTTACTAAATTATTAACAAGAAGTCATAACATTATAAGAAACAACGATAAATTATCTCCTGAGGCCGCATTTGATGAAATCAGTAAAATCTTGTTTATGAAAATAATGTATGAACGAAGTTCTACAGAGGAAATGATTTTTTCAAAAGACAGGTTTAAAGCTGACGAAATAAATTATGAAAAAATTATTCGTCCTAGCATAAAGAAGGAATATCCTAACTCTGACCAAGATTATATGCAATTTCTTTTCAATAAGACAAAAAAGGAATTTGAAACTGATGGTCTTTTTGAGCTTAAAGATATAATCAAAATAAAGAAAAATAGCTTTGAAATGATAGTTGAAGAACTTGAAATGTTCAACCTTTCCGATACTTCTGATGATGTAAAAGGAATAGCTTTTGAACAATTCTTGGGAAAAACTTTTAGAGGAGAATTAGGACAATTTTTCACACCACGAACGATTGTTGATTTTATGATTGATATTCTCGACCCTCAAGAAGGCGAGACTATTTGCGACCCTTGCTGTGGTAGTGGCGGATTCTTAATTAGTGCTTTTGAACATATAAGAGATAAAATAGATTCTGAAATAAACAATCAAATTAAATCATTAAAACAAGAGTATTATAATGAAAATTTTGATAAACTCTCAGTGAGAGAACAAGAAAAAATTATCAAATTAGTACAAGTTAGAATTGACAAGATAAACCAAGAACTTGTTATTAGCAATGAAGAAAGCAGATATCATAAGCTTTCTCATTATAGCATCTATGGAACTGATGCAAATCCAAGAATGGCAAGAACAGCTAAAATGAATATGATTATGCACGGAGATGGACACGGAGGTGTTCACCATAATGATGGGTTGTTAAATGTAAATGGGATTTTTGATGAACGTTTTGATGTAATCCTTACAAACCCGCCTTTTGGTGCTAGGGTAGAAAAATCACTTAAAGTAACTGAATTAGACTTACCCTCAGTAGATAAATTAGAAAAATACAAAGTTAGATATCACAATTATGAAGAAAAAGTTGTTGAACCTTTAAAAGAATGGGCAAATTATATTAATAAAAAAGATAAAAGCAAAGGGAAACCAATTCTTGATTTATTTGAGGTTGGTAAATGGAGTACGTTAACAGAAGTGCTTTTTATTGAAAGATGCTTGAATTTATTAAAACCTGGTGGACGAATGGGAATAGTTTTACCTGAGGGTGTTTTAAATAATACAAACCTTCAAAAAACAAGAGAATTTGTAGAAGGAAGAGCCAAAATTATTTTAATAACTTCTATTCCCCAAGATGTTTTTATTGCAAGTGGAGCTAATGTAAAGCCAAGTCTATTATTCTTTAAAAAATTCACAGTAAAAGAACTCAAAGAGTATAAAGAGATTGAAGAAAAGGCTATTAATAAAATCAATGAAAAATATAACCCTTTAATTAAAAAAGAAAAAGAAAAATCGATTTTAGCAGATGAAAATTATAAAAAATTGGTTAAAGACTTAAAAGATATTAATAATCTTAAAGGGCAAAAAAAAGGAAATATAAAAATAAATGCCTCTGAATATTCTAAACTGGAAGAATCTGTGCAAAAAGCAAATACTAAGGTAAATGAAGAAAAAAAGTCATTTAAATCATTTTTGAAACAAACTAAATTAAAAATAGAGTCTGAGATAAAAGCCAAAATTAAAACTGACTTTGACTATCAAATTCCTATTGCAGAAGTCGAAAAGGCTGGGATAAGCTCAACTGGTGCAGAAATTGACAACGAACTAGAACCTTTAGCTAAAGAGTTTCAAGAATACAGAAAAGGTAATATTTTATGGTAA
- a CDS encoding helix-turn-helix transcriptional regulator, which produces MNKKAINRLKVVLAEHGKTNKWLAEKLNKNGTTVSRWCTNEVQPSLDTLLEIANLFGIDVKELINSTLDEK; this is translated from the coding sequence ATGAATAAAAAAGCAATTAATAGATTGAAAGTCGTTTTAGCTGAACACGGAAAAACCAACAAATGGTTAGCCGAAAAGCTGAATAAAAACGGAACAACTGTATCTAGATGGTGTACTAATGAGGTACAACCTTCTTTAGATACACTTTTAGAAATTGCCAATTTGTTTGGTATTGATGTGAAAGAATTAATTAATTCAACTCTGGACGAAAAATGA
- a CDS encoding VOC family protein, with protein MARMNPYLYFNGNCEEAFNFYEGVFGKKVSYIGRYKDVPKQDKHIFQETDENKIMHVTLDISEETSLNGADYTEGYEKSKGYSNFGLIIHTDGKDEADKLYNELSKGGQKTLPMHVTFWESYYGNCIDKFGVMWKVTT; from the coding sequence ATGGCAAGAATGAATCCATACCTTTATTTTAATGGTAATTGTGAAGAAGCCTTCAATTTTTATGAAGGAGTTTTTGGAAAGAAGGTCTCATACATTGGACGCTATAAAGATGTTCCAAAACAAGACAAACATATTTTCCAAGAAACTGACGAAAATAAAATAATGCACGTCACTTTGGATATTAGTGAAGAAACAAGTTTGAATGGAGCTGACTATACTGAAGGATATGAAAAGTCAAAAGGATATAGCAACTTCGGTCTTATAATTCATACAGATGGTAAAGATGAAGCTGACAAGCTATATAACGAACTTTCCAAAGGTGGACAAAAAACATTGCCTATGCACGTTACATTTTGGGAATCTTATTATGGTAATTGCATTGACAAATTTGGCGTTATGTGGAAGGTTACTACGTAA
- a CDS encoding 2'-5' RNA ligase family protein — protein sequence MNLESHYKKLYNESISKISSDNYEIDDLIDSNKDNRFGITLLIRPSIEIKEKIQKFITQIKKIEPNQYYYPNSDIHITVMSIISCYDGFDIEKIDLAKYIELIEKCILEKKDINITFRGITASPSGILIQGFMDNNELNNIRDRLRKEFKASNLEQSLDKRYSIQTAHSTIVRFKAELSQKEKLLEFLDENINYDFGTFKVNEFEFVYNDWYQREKYVKEIYKIVTENNVA from the coding sequence ATGAATTTAGAAAGTCACTATAAAAAACTTTATAATGAATCAATAAGTAAAATCTCTTCCGACAATTACGAAATTGACGATTTAATAGATTCTAACAAAGACAATAGGTTTGGAATAACACTTTTGATAAGACCTTCAATTGAGATAAAAGAAAAAATTCAAAAATTTATCACACAAATTAAGAAAATTGAACCGAATCAATATTATTATCCAAACTCTGATATTCATATTACTGTAATGTCAATCATTTCTTGTTATGACGGATTTGACATTGAAAAGATTGATTTAGCAAAGTATATTGAATTGATTGAAAAATGTATTTTAGAAAAGAAAGATATAAATATCACTTTTAGAGGAATTACAGCCTCGCCATCTGGAATTCTGATTCAAGGATTTATGGATAATAACGAACTAAATAATATTAGAGACAGGTTGAGAAAAGAATTTAAAGCATCTAATTTGGAGCAAAGTTTAGACAAAAGATATTCGATACAAACAGCTCACTCAACAATTGTTCGATTTAAAGCGGAATTAAGTCAAAAAGAAAAATTGTTAGAATTTTTGGATGAAAATATTAATTACGATTTTGGAACTTTTAAAGTAAATGAATTTGAGTTTGTTTATAACGATTGGTATCAAAGAGAAAAATACGTGAAAGAAATATATAAAATTGTTACGGAAAATAACGTAGCCTAA